taaacttactATAGCAAATTTATCAGGCTATCGGGTTTACTCTAGTAAAATACTttctaaagttgaaattatttataattaattaatagataagattattgtaggaaaacatgaaaaaattgaattattttgataaattttaataaaataaatacattcataatattactatattaaacattcaaaaaatTAGTGAGACCCTATAAAGCTAGGACGTTGCCCATGCAATAATTACAAGAGTTACTCATTCTACAGGAGGAGAAAATTAGTGAGAGAGAGAAATTACGACTGGATTCTTGAGCAACTCTCTTCTGGAATCTTCTATCTCTTATCGCCAAATCTTAGTTTGGGTTTTCTCCTTTCTCTATACTTCTTCCATGGCTTCACCGTCTCAAGCTTCACTTCTGCTCCAAAAACAGCTTAAAGGTAAAAACCCCAATTCAATTTCAGTTGATCTATGCTAAATTCATTGATTCTATGATTAGGTCATTTCTAATTTCTACGTTTTATGATcgaattgttgatttttttctttctttttacaGATCTTTGCAAAAACCCTGTTGATGGGTTCTCAGCTGGATTGGTTGATGAGTCTAATTTGTTTGAATGGAGCGTTACAATTATTGGGCCTCCTGATACCCTTTAGTATGAATTGAATTCCCTTTTCGATGAATTTCATTCTGTTCACGTGTATTtcgtttttagggtttatgtttttcttgaatttagGGAGAAATTGGGTGGCTTTTTGTATGATCTTGGATTAATAAAGACTTGTTGCTGAAGATCCTATCTTTTTGTATCTTCTATAATTGTTTGATTCTTTGGATGATTCGATATTTTTGTTTGCTGATTGGGATTGAAAAGAATTAAAGAATTGGGGAGTTCTTAATTGATTTTGGATGTGTGAGTGTTTCTAGTTAATATAACTAATAGAAGTTCTTCTGCTGTGTAGTGAAGGGGGATTTTTCAATGCCATCATGACATTTCCTCCAAACTATCCAAATAGTCCACCGCAAGTGAGGTTTACATCAGATATATGGCATCCAAATGGTTGGTTGGTTCTTGGcattttttgattatatttaatAGAAATATGGAGTATTCCTTTATTTTTCGCTTATTCATTATTGGTTGAATTCCAGTTTATCAGGATGGCCGGGTTTGCATATCAATCCTTCATCCTCCGGGTGATGACCCAAATGGCTACGAGCTTGCAAGCGAGCGGTGGAGTCCTGTTCATACCGTAAGTTTTGTGACTGGGAGATCGCCTTTTTTCTACTGAAGTTGGATTTGTGAATGTTTATGTGCAATCATTTATGTCATCTAATCATATACATCCTGAAATCCTTTGATTGATGTGAATTTTTCAATATTCAATTGGTTGAAGTGACGCCTTTATAAAATCAAAGGGTGGTTGAAGTGAGGGTATATTGCTTGGTCAGTTGTGCTAATACATCAAGACTGGAATGCACATTTAGAGTCCTGAACTTAAAGGGCTTCATAAACTGAAAAAGGACAGACCTCAAATATGTTCATGCATTTGCTCTCTACAAATTGATTCTGCAAGCCTGAAACTAGCGTCTGGAATTATATTAGTGATTGTGGAACTTGATGGTTAGAAAATCGGAAATGGGTACTATGTTCAGAACTGAAATTAAGAGCGTGAACCTTTAGTGTATCACCGTAATTTTACCTTTCTTGCTTTATTCCCTTTAAAAAATCACTTCAATCTCTGTCGCATGTACTATGTCTTACTGCAAGTCTGTCACGGTTTCGCAAGTTTGCAATTCATCAGTAATTCGAAATGTAGTGTCTTACAAACCTTGAT
The sequence above is drawn from the Amaranthus tricolor cultivar Red isolate AtriRed21 chromosome 5, ASM2621246v1, whole genome shotgun sequence genome and encodes:
- the LOC130814323 gene encoding ubiquitin-conjugating enzyme E2 7-like, with product MASPSQASLLLQKQLKDLCKNPVDGFSAGLVDESNLFEWSVTIIGPPDTLYEGGFFNAIMTFPPNYPNSPPQVRFTSDIWHPNVYQDGRVCISILHPPGDDPNGYELASERWSPVHTVESIVLSIVSMLSSPNDESPANVEAAKEWREDRDGFRKKVSRCVRKSQEML